Proteins encoded by one window of Sorangium aterium:
- a CDS encoding ABC transporter permease codes for MSVTTTQDLRARGAAPVAPAAPLAHGTRRKVLGVFWLLLAVSLGTALMNGRFLLAENLENLIRRTALFGILSIGAGFVIITGGIDLSIGSVVALAGCMLPWLLSVQHWPPALAVPVLLAISLCIGLAHGLLITKLRLQPFVVTLCGLLLYRGTARGISGDQTQGFGVGFESLRYLSVGSPLSIPVPFLSWISEGHFSPYAVHPFTGVKTRLDLITWLDIPMPFLLFLAIAVAASIFLNRTVYGRYLMALGRNEQAARYSGVDTDRMTILAYVLCSVLACFGGMLFALEVNSAQPVDFGNFYELYAIAAAVLGGFSLRGGEGAVLGVILGTALMQVLRNAINMLGVPTQIEFAVIGAVILTGVIADELVRRYAAARRKVVGS; via the coding sequence ATGTCTGTGACGACGACACAGGATCTCCGGGCGCGCGGCGCCGCGCCGGTCGCGCCGGCCGCGCCGCTCGCGCACGGCACGCGGCGGAAGGTGCTCGGCGTCTTCTGGCTCCTCCTCGCGGTGTCGCTCGGCACCGCGCTCATGAACGGGAGGTTCCTCCTCGCGGAGAACCTCGAGAACCTGATCCGGAGGACGGCGCTGTTCGGCATCCTCAGCATCGGGGCGGGCTTCGTGATCATCACGGGCGGTATCGACCTGTCGATCGGCTCGGTCGTGGCGCTCGCCGGCTGCATGCTGCCGTGGCTCCTCTCGGTGCAGCACTGGCCGCCCGCGCTGGCGGTGCCCGTGCTGCTCGCCATCTCCCTCTGCATCGGGCTCGCGCACGGGCTGCTCATCACGAAGCTCCGGCTCCAGCCGTTCGTCGTGACGCTCTGCGGGCTCTTGCTCTACCGGGGCACCGCGCGCGGGATCTCCGGCGATCAGACGCAGGGGTTCGGCGTCGGGTTCGAGTCGCTGCGTTACCTGTCGGTCGGCAGCCCGCTCTCGATCCCCGTGCCGTTCCTCTCGTGGATCTCCGAGGGGCACTTCAGCCCCTACGCGGTGCACCCGTTCACCGGCGTGAAGACGCGGCTCGATCTGATCACGTGGCTCGACATCCCGATGCCGTTCCTCTTGTTCCTCGCGATCGCGGTGGCGGCGTCGATCTTCCTGAACCGCACCGTCTATGGCCGCTATCTGATGGCGCTGGGCCGCAACGAGCAGGCGGCCCGTTACAGCGGGGTCGATACCGACAGGATGACGATCCTCGCGTATGTCCTCTGCTCGGTGCTCGCCTGCTTCGGGGGCATGCTGTTCGCGCTCGAGGTCAACTCGGCCCAGCCGGTCGATTTCGGCAATTTCTACGAGCTCTACGCGATCGCCGCGGCCGTGCTGGGCGGCTTCAGCTTGCGCGGCGGCGAGGGCGCGGTGCTGGGCGTCATCCTGGGCACCGCGCTCATGCAGGTGCTGCGCAACGCCATCAACATGCTGGGCGTCCCGACCCAGATCGAGTTCGCTGTCATCGGCGCCGTCATCCTGACCGGCGTCATCGCGGACGAGCTGGTCAGGCGCTACGCGGCGGCGCGGCGCAAGGTGGTTGGCTCGTGA
- a CDS encoding sugar ABC transporter ATP-binding protein codes for MTASSPELDATPLLEARGLTKRFPGVLALSGVHLALGRGEVLGIVGENGAGKSTLMKILAGVEAPDAGEMVFDGRPVALGSVREALSRGIALIHQELNLADNLDVAANIYLGREPRRGGFIDEGRMEREARAIMARVGLACSPRALVGGLSLGQRHLVEIAKALSANARVLIMDEPTSCLCPHEAEALFQVVRELRAGGISVVYISHRLGEVRALCDRVLVLRDGENAGELSRGEEMSHDRIVRLMVGRDLSQFYPHVPNPPGEPVLEVSGLRTPRHPERALSFTVRAGEIVGVAGLLGAGRTSLLRTLFGVTPAAGGAVRVAGRAIMPRAPRDAIAAGIGLVPEDRQQQGIILEMAIRANVSLPSLGRAQRYGVLDRAGERRMSAQMIRELGVRTPSDVQPVQHLSGGNQQKVVIAKWLSMSPRVLLLDEPTRGIDVGAKHEIYQLMERLAASGMATLFVSSDMEEVMGMSDRALVMHEGRIAGELGRAELSEEAIMQLATGSDAAA; via the coding sequence ATGACAGCCTCCTCGCCCGAACTGGACGCGACGCCGCTGCTCGAGGCGCGCGGCCTGACCAAGCGCTTCCCCGGCGTGCTCGCGCTCAGCGGCGTGCACCTCGCGCTCGGCCGCGGCGAGGTGCTCGGCATCGTCGGCGAGAACGGCGCCGGCAAGAGCACCCTCATGAAGATCCTCGCCGGCGTCGAGGCGCCCGACGCCGGCGAAATGGTCTTTGACGGGCGGCCCGTCGCGCTCGGCTCCGTCAGGGAGGCGCTCTCCCGCGGGATCGCGCTCATCCACCAGGAGCTCAACCTGGCGGACAACCTCGATGTCGCGGCCAACATCTATCTCGGCCGGGAGCCGCGGCGGGGCGGCTTCATCGACGAGGGCAGGATGGAGCGGGAGGCGCGGGCGATCATGGCGCGGGTCGGCCTCGCGTGCTCGCCGCGCGCGCTCGTCGGCGGCCTGTCGCTCGGGCAGCGGCACCTCGTCGAGATCGCGAAGGCGCTCTCCGCGAACGCGCGGGTGCTCATCATGGATGAGCCCACGTCGTGCCTGTGCCCGCACGAGGCCGAGGCGCTCTTCCAGGTGGTGAGGGAGCTCCGCGCGGGCGGGATCAGCGTCGTGTACATCTCTCACCGCCTCGGCGAGGTGAGGGCGCTCTGCGATCGCGTGCTCGTGCTGCGCGACGGCGAGAACGCGGGAGAGCTCTCGCGCGGCGAGGAGATGAGCCACGATCGCATCGTGAGATTGATGGTGGGCCGCGATCTCTCGCAGTTCTATCCGCACGTCCCGAACCCACCCGGCGAGCCGGTGCTCGAGGTCTCCGGCCTCCGGACGCCGAGGCACCCCGAGCGCGCGCTCTCCTTCACGGTGCGCGCCGGGGAGATCGTCGGCGTGGCGGGGCTCCTCGGCGCGGGGCGCACGTCGCTGCTCCGGACGCTGTTCGGCGTCACGCCGGCGGCCGGGGGCGCCGTCCGCGTGGCCGGGCGGGCGATCATGCCGCGCGCCCCGCGAGACGCCATCGCCGCCGGGATAGGCCTGGTCCCGGAGGACCGCCAGCAACAGGGCATCATCCTGGAGATGGCGATCCGGGCGAACGTGAGCCTGCCGAGCCTCGGCAGGGCGCAGCGCTACGGCGTCCTCGACCGCGCGGGCGAGCGCCGGATGTCGGCGCAGATGATCCGGGAGCTCGGCGTGCGGACGCCGAGCGACGTGCAGCCGGTGCAGCACCTGTCGGGCGGCAATCAGCAGAAGGTCGTCATCGCAAAGTGGCTGTCGATGTCGCCGCGCGTGCTCCTCCTCGACGAGCCGACCCGCGGCATTGACGTCGGCGCCAAGCACGAGATATACCAGCTGATGGAGCGATTGGCAGCGAGCGGCATGGCCACCCTGTTCGTCTCCAGCGACATGGAAGAGGTGATGGGCATGTCCGACCGTGCGCTGGTGATGCACGAGGGGCGCATCGCCGGCGAGCTCGGCCGCGCCGAGCTGAGCGAGGAGGCGATCATGCAGCTCGCGACCGGTAGCGACGCCGCGGCGTGA
- a CDS encoding sugar-binding protein, producing MSNRIGRFIVGVCVAAGLAALGCDNGGAPAADASAAGGKPKLAYITNGVAPFWTIAEKGVIDGAKEYDAEVSVVMPSDVNDQMHRVEDLLIRGVDGIAISPIDAENQVPLLNKAAAKTKLITQDSDAPKSERIVYIGIDNYVAGRMAGQLVKEAIPAGGKVAILVGRLEGDNARKRRQGVLDELLDRPDSSAGSDPLNQEIKGAKYTIVATLTDQIDAAKAKSNAEDMMSAHPDLVGLIGLNAYHTPALLEAVKQAGKMSSIKVVGFDEQDATLRAIQDGEVVGTVVQNPYMYGKESVRVLAALVRGDNSVVPQDKFISLPARQIRKSNLDEFWADLKQKAAKQQ from the coding sequence ATGTCGAACAGAATCGGTCGGTTCATCGTCGGGGTCTGCGTGGCGGCGGGGCTCGCGGCCCTGGGCTGCGACAACGGCGGCGCGCCGGCGGCGGACGCGTCGGCGGCTGGGGGCAAGCCGAAGCTCGCCTACATCACGAACGGCGTCGCCCCCTTCTGGACCATCGCCGAGAAGGGCGTCATCGACGGCGCGAAGGAGTACGACGCCGAGGTGAGCGTCGTGATGCCGAGCGACGTGAACGACCAGATGCATCGGGTCGAGGATCTCCTGATCCGCGGCGTCGACGGCATCGCGATCAGCCCGATCGACGCGGAGAACCAGGTCCCGCTGCTCAACAAGGCGGCCGCGAAGACAAAGCTCATCACGCAGGACTCGGATGCTCCGAAGAGCGAGCGCATCGTGTACATCGGCATCGACAACTACGTCGCTGGCCGGATGGCGGGGCAGCTCGTGAAGGAGGCGATCCCCGCCGGCGGCAAGGTGGCCATCCTGGTCGGGCGGCTCGAGGGGGACAACGCCCGCAAGCGCCGCCAAGGAGTGCTCGACGAGCTGCTCGATCGCCCGGACAGCAGCGCCGGGAGCGACCCGCTCAACCAGGAGATCAAGGGGGCGAAATACACAATCGTCGCGACCCTGACCGACCAGATCGACGCCGCCAAGGCGAAGAGCAACGCCGAAGACATGATGTCGGCGCACCCGGACCTCGTGGGCCTGATCGGCCTGAACGCGTACCACACGCCGGCCCTGCTCGAGGCGGTCAAGCAGGCGGGGAAGATGAGCTCGATCAAGGTCGTCGGCTTCGACGAGCAGGACGCGACGCTGCGCGCGATCCAGGACGGCGAGGTGGTCGGCACCGTGGTGCAGAATCCGTACATGTATGGCAAGGAGTCGGTGCGCGTGCTCGCGGCGCTCGTGCGAGGGGATAACTCCGTTGTGCCTCAGGACAAGTTCATCTCCCTGCCGGCCCGTCAGATCCGCAAGAGCAACCTGGACGAGTTCTGGGCTGATCTGAAGCAGAAGGCCGCCAAGCAACAGTGA